The segment AGGTGGGAATGGGCATGGAAGCAAATTCAGCCCTACGGTTGTGACAATGCTCTTGTCTATAGTCTGTGGAACATCTACCGGGTGCTCCGGTGAAGCTAGGCTTCGTAATGCTTGGCTAAATACATTCACAGTGGCAGTATCATTGTATACCGGTAGCTGTGGGAGGATTGGGATGGCAGATGACTCAGACCCCTCATAGTTTATTGTGGCAGTTGTGGTGGTATTATCAAAAAAGCCTACTGGTTGTGTGGTGTATACACTGGCAGCTATGTAGTATCTACCCACTGGTTGATTCGCTGTGAGGAGAACATCTGTAGTTTGGCCTGGGGTTATAAACATAACATCTGTTGTGTATGGCTTTGTGTAGGATGCGTCCGCAGCGACGACTGTGAGATTGTGTGATGCTATCTTGAAAAATAGGTGGCTATTGAGTGCAGCATTCACAATCCGTAGAAGGTAAGTTTTTCCCTGTTTTACAGACATGTTGAATGTTCCTGCATGCGAAATTGGTGTCACTGTCGATTCCTTTCATGATAAATTGTGAATATCAGGCTAGCTATTTTTGTGAGTACCTGATGTTGAGCAAGGATAGAGGTCTCCTGGCTGGCCATTGATGGTAAAAGCATCAGATATATTGGGTGCACCACCTGATATATTTGCTTGCCTTACAACGACTTCAGGATCGCTATTCCACCAGTCTCCTatttaaaacattcaaaataagTCAAAGTTATGAGGACAAAATGTGCAAGCAATGATAATTGTTTTAATGTGAAGTCGATTTTCTAGTCTACAAATTTAGGAGGACAAAATGCATAAGAAATGATTAAGCATTGATCCTTTTTCTACAATACAAAGTTAGGTACGTATAGAATAAATACTTAATCATCAACGAAAGTGAAAACAATTTTTATAAAGAAAATATAAATCCAAATGTGTAACCACTCTGCCAAACTTCGACTTTATTATTTTGTAAGTtttcttatattaattaataattttgtgaTATTATTAATagattatttttttcaataaagatTTGTCAAATTATAATTATTAAGTATAACAAAATTTTCAATAATAAAATTATTCTAATCATTTATCACAATTTATTGTTTTTATTGAATAAATACAATACAAAGGTATCATTTAATAGACTCTTTTACTATTATAAGAAGAAATAAAGGTATTGGTCCCCTTTGCTAGTATTCTTACTACCTAAAAGCTTATTTTTATTTACGATCTTGGTGTTGACTGAACATGGACATTTGATGTGTGATTTTATATCCaactatttatttattaaaaaaaaatattgatattttcttctttCAAACACCTTAAAATTGAAATATCTATATGGGTGAATAATAATAACAATACTTTTCCTTTatctatttattcatttatattcaCTTTACTAAAATAGAATAGAACAATTATAAACTTAGTCtctattacaattttttttgttaacTAATGATTATAAATACTATATGTCTTTATGGTTTGATACTAGAAAGTTATAAATACCAAACAATAATTATTCTATATGATTCAAAagtaaattaaaaacaaaaatcaaTATAAGCCAATAAAATTGTAAAAGTAAGCAATAAAATTTAACATATGACCATGAAAAAACCTCTATTAAAACAATCATACAAATTATTATCACTCTCTCATATTTTATGAGAAAGCATTTCTTACAAAACTCTTATTGAAAACTATTCACATCTTTTCTTTCATTCTTTAGTTAGAAATTCAAATCTTTTAAGAAGAAATTTCCAACATCAATTTATCTAGAAAAAACTGAAAATCATCTCTAAACATATTCAATCTACATACTATACAACTAAAAATCATTATCTATCCACCCAATATGCTataaatttctaaattatttactctatactaatatattatataattttaaattattgaatCTCCATAAAAATAGAATAAAACCTTAAATTATTAATTCTATATTAATATCAGATGAGATACCAAATTATTAGCTCTATATTAATATAGTATAAAACTTCAAATTATTGATTCTATAATAATATAGAATAAAGCTCCAAATTATTGGCACTATATTAATATACTATAAAGCTCCAATTATTAGctctatattattaatatattatatgataACAGAAAGTGTTTTCTTCTTGTAATTTATATCAAAAATATGGAATCAAACATGATCAAATCTAAACCTCTCTCGATTCCTTTAATCATTTTCCATGCCCACAATATTACTTTCTATTAAATCCAATTTCTAATGTAGCATCTCTATCAGAAGACAGTCATCGAAAATTAGAAATGGAAATCCATAAAAATATTTACCTAGCACAAGAGGAATCTCGGCATAGGGTTGTGGAAAGGGATAAGGAGTTCCCCTTTTGGGATATATGACTAGTGCACCATGAACTGTTGCACGGAGCCATGACACATGGGCATGCCACCACAAGGTTCCTTCCTGTGCAACAATGGTGAATCTGTATGTAAAACGCCCATGAGGTTGAATGGGACACTGAGTAATATACCCAGTTCCATCAGCCCACGCCGTTCCAATTTGTCTCACTCCATGCCTAAAAAAATCTGATCATCAGTACTGTATCAAAAATGTAATTCATAGTGTACAACAGCTTTGAGAGGCAGACTTTACCAGTGGATGGTTGCATTATACTGGGCTCTGTTATAAGTTTTGACAATAAGAGTATCACCATTACGTACATGCAGAGTAGGACCAGGATACTGTCCATTCACTGTGATTTTGTTATGTGTCTGGCATAACCTAGTAATAGGCGTCCGTTCAATCTGACACATATATAAACAAAAAATGATTTGAGTCAAATCTCTTTATTAAATGGAACTGCAATCTGATCTGATCTGTACCGTCTACAAAGTTCTGCTTCGTATTCTATACATGATCGAGCACTAGAAAGAATTAAAGCCTTGCATTCTAGATCTGAACAATTTAGATTTGGCATGTTTGTTAAGTCTAATACACTTTAAAAATGAGATCATATACATCAATTAAAATCTTAATAAGAACGAATTTTGAAAAGGAAGTAGTGAAATTACAACGAATGTATAGTGATGAACGTTTGCCCTCGCCagattgttgaaaaggccaatgaatGTAGCGAGCAACAGTAGAAAACTTCCTGAATCCCACTTCGACATTTTCAACATATTCACAGAACATAATCCCCTTTGGTTGAGACTGAATCTCAAGTATAGGAAAAAAGCGCTCTTTCCATATTCAGCCCTTGAGCACTCTATATAAATCAATTTGATAGCAGTGTTCAAAGGAAGACCGTAACTGCTTGCTTGCGTGACTCACCATTGTGGAATAGGTAAATGGAAGACAAAAATTTGAAGCAGATGTGACTAAATTTTGCATTATTCTATTGCTGTTATTGGATTGCAGTACCCTGAGGATTGAGATACTACATGACATTTTCTAGATAAATTGTTGTTTGAACGTTTCTTCCTCCCAAAAGAAATGTTTGTATGTGAATTATTTAAAAGAATTGTACTTGCTAATGGTTGGAAAGTCACACCGTCCGATTGATTAATTCTTTTCCAAAAGGgcccaatttttttattaattatttacttTTTGTAAATCAAATCTCAAAATATGGTGTCACGTTGTTGAATTTACAGCAGCGGTTTAGCTAGGTATTAGACTAGGTGTTAGACGATGCTCTTTTGAATGATTCCTTAGAGTTTTCTATATTAGTTTTATAATATATTGTTACTATGCTCTTTTGAATGATTCATAAGATATTTTCTAATTTGACAAGTATTTTATATATTATtcttataaaatatttattatattatattttaaaaaaattaatggaATAATATATTTTGAATGATTTGTAAGATatatttgaaatttataaattatggTGTGATTTGTTGttgaatcaaattttaaatgattaAAAGAAAATGGATGAATGTGTTTTTATAGTTACTTTTACAGCTAGATATCATATTGTGATCTTTTGTTTTACTCCCAAGATTtttcaatgaataaatattttatatattatttttataaaatattgctcattatattttaaaaaataagtaGAATGATTTTAAAATCAAGGTAGGAAAAAGTCATAAATTAAAGTGTTAATAAGTATAACGTAAATACGTAGTTAAATTGTAAAATAGTAAGAGTCATGAATATAATAAGTGACAAAAGAAAACTATAGTCATCACACTTTCTCTATCTATCAAGAACGTCCTAACAATCAATAATTGACTCCCAACTCATAATAATTTTCTCACCATTATCTTTGTCTCTAGGATGAGAGATAACTGCTACTTAGCAAGGAACTTTGCCATTACCCAACCAACCAAGAGTACCCACATAATAGGGCTATAATAAAATCAAAAATAGATGAGCTTGGTGAAGCAAACCATAAGGATTGTTATCTTGAGGTATACACTAGATAGAGAATCATGTTTACAACCATTATGATTGTGTTCATGTGGGGAAACTTGAGAACTAACTTGGGCATGAGAGGGAGAGGTTTGTGATTCCTTACAAGGTTATATATACTTGAGCGGCTAAGAAGCACCTATACGGGACCAACCTAAAGAATGAATTTATTAGCTTGCACTTATATTTATATGAGAATATTAAGAAAAATCATGTAGAGTTAGCACACATAAAGTAATGAATTTCAAAAAGATCTTGTAAAAAATAGATTATACTTACTCTCTTTCTTAATGTTGAATAAAAACCTAACAAAATTTCATGTTCATTTCAATTTAGCAATATTTTTAGACTAAACCCCTAAAGGAATCACATACCAAGGTGAACGCTTTATATTGAAAGCTTAAATAAATAATAGTGGAGGGAGAACACAATAGTGCAATGAATATTTCATTGCTAGCATTTTATATAGGATTGGATCAAGGAAGTCATTAGGAAGGCATGGCAACAAGAAGAGAGAGACTGGAAGATGTGGTAGAATAGGATGAAGATGAATATTGTGAGGAAAAAAAATTGTGGGATCACAGAGAGGAGTAGAGGAAGAGAGGGTACATAAGGAAATTCACAAGATAGAGTTAACGGTGGAGAGGAGAGAGGAGGGTGAAGAGAATGAGAATAGTGAAGAGGGGAGATGAGAAGAGGAGAGTATAAGTAGTGGCAAAAATACCTTAAGTTCATCGAACtcattaaatttaaagttatagaTATGGGTCGATATGTTGATGGGTAGGGATAGAGATGGATATAGGTACAATGATAGAAAATTGTAACATGTTAAGGGAGGGTGATAGTGATTAGGTGGCATTAGAGGTTGGACTATCAAAAAATATTAGTAGGATAGATATTATGAGGAAGGAGTGGAAAAAGCTATACGATGAGAGAGATTCTCTCTAAGATAAGAGCAATAACATTGTGGTGGAGAAAAATGTCATCATGAGAGCACATGATGCATTATAGATTAGCTGATTAGAGAAAAGGGGGAGGCACAATGCTTGAGGCATGAGAGTGATAGATGAGATGATTACTAGGGCCATAGGAGATAAGCCAAGAATTTATAGAGATAGGAAGAGAATAGGAGATAacatgatatttgtgagaggtggCCTATTAGATATCACTTTATGAGTGGGTAGCTCCAAATGGCCAAAAGACTTCTAGTTTAATAGAGTATTCAGTCTTGAGAGGTTTAGGGTTATTTAGGTTAGCAGTGTTAGTGGTTATGAAACCACCTAGGGGTGACCTTAACTACTAGCATTTTCAATAGTGCATAGTTCTTGCTAGAGATATCCTATATCACATCAATTTTGATCTATTTTGATGTTCCTTGCAAGACTGACATATATAAATCTTGCATGCACTATGTagttccaatatatatatatatatatatatatatatccctttttGATGATATATGAAGAGATAGTTTCACCATATTATGCAAATAATCTATTATCTAATGGAATGCACAGTTATGATAATGTATGAAATATAATGAATTTATAATTTAGATACTTAGATTAACAAATATAATCACTCAACTTTAGAATGGATTTAATAGAGAGGAACTGTTGAGGAAATGGAAGGAGATGGAAGTGGTTTTGATGAGACATGTCATGATAGATTAAACTTTAAAAGGTTTCACTAACAACTCTTTCCTATGTTAGGTCACTAGACATGGCATTAGGATgaatttctcatatttgatttattCCTCTTTGTCTCAGTCAATTATGGCAGCCCAATCTAAGCTGAATGTTTTACCCCTTTATCATTGTCTCATTTTTAGACTTTACAATTACAATTTGAGTCTCTCTCTTCAGTTACCAATTCTCTGTGTTGCTTTACTAACCCTTCTCTAGTTGTAGATTTGAATGAGTCCCCAACACCCAATATCTTGGGAGCCTCTTCCTCAGATTTGGTTAAAATACCCACCATAAAATGTGCCAACCCTTGGCATTCTACTAAAAAGAAAGCCATTGACACCTTGATTAAGTCTTGAAAAAGGATAACATGTCACTTTTGCTAAATCGTCAACAGATATTTATGATGATTTCTCATCTTCCTTGTCCACCTCTTTTGAATGGTCCTTTGAGGAGTCCCATCCTCACATTTTTTAGTTTGATCCTAACAATATTGGTGCTTCTACTCATTCCCCTATCCCCATTCCTAGTTATACTAGTTGTATGAAGTTTTGTGCCAAGATTAATGATTTGAGAAAGTCCTACAGTTTCTAGAATGATATTATTAAATGGTTGTCGCTTTAGTTAAATATCATGAAGTGTAAGATCCACAAGTTAGAGGCCATGGATATGACCAAGGTTGAGGGATAGGGATTGGTCCTCTGAGGCTAAAGATGAAGTGATCTGGGCTTCTACCCAAGGCTTGACTGAGATATTGGGTAATTGGAACACACTAGAAGAAGAAGTAAATACTTTAAAATCTCATGTGATCCCAAAGGAGGAAAGGAAGGCCCTGgagataataattttttatatttaaaaaaaaagaaaaaaaggataaAAGAGTATGGAAGAAATTATCGCTTTTAGCAAGGAGATGATCAACAAGCCTATGATCTATTTGCAGGTTCTTTAGAAGGAGATATAAAGTAAACATACCAAATAGAAGAGCTCTAGGTTGGATGATTCTAATGTTGGTTCTCAAGCCCATTCTACTAAGAAGGGTCATGCCATTTTCTTTGTGGATGCTACccactaaaaataatttttttcttttagggGTTGGTGTTTTCTAGAGGAGATAAACATTCTCAATCAATAGTGGTAGGTTTTGAGAGGCCCTAGTCCATAGGAAATCTGTGTTTTGGTTTATGTTCTCCTTTTTTGGTCGTATCTTGATCCTTGTTTGTTTCTATCTTATTATTGGATTTTTGGTTGTGTTTGGTGATGTCTTGTGTTTGGTCATCTCATTGCTCGTGAGACCCTCTTGTCTACTTGATGGCTAGTATGTAAAGGGTTCAAACCCTATATCCCAATTCATTTAATTAGAGTAAATATAATCAAATGGATTTATTTGATGGATTATAACAAATGGATATTAATTTGGCAACATGCTTCCTATCTTGGGTTTTCACCCCTCACAAGCCCTTGGTTTTTGTTGTGGGTATGTAAAGGTTCAAGCCTCTTCCGATTTACCATATTCAAAAGAAATTGATATTAATATTTGAGGATAATGTATGATCATAATAGATATATTAATGATGTTCTCAATACTGGATGGATTGAGTAATGGGTATGTTTAAATATGAATAGAGGTATGTACTTTTAATTTTTTGATCTAGTTTTATGGTAAAATTGTAGGTATAAAATAAGAGAATGTAAAAAAACTAATTAACTCACTTAATCAATCTAATTAATTGTAAATGCCTTACAATAAGTAACAATTAGATGAAATATTCACATGAGATAAATGGTACTCGATAGTGAGATAAGGAGATATAATGGGAGGACTGTTTGAATGTACACATTAGTCTAAAATATAGTGAGAACTTATTTTGATATACAATAAGATATTATGCCCCAAGATTATAGGACTTTGGCCCATAGCTCAAATGGCTGGTAAGGTAGTGCCAAGGCTTTGGGTTCTTCCCATGTAGGTCCAAGGTTCAACTCTTGCTAGATGGATTTACTTGGCCCCCGAGTTGTTTGAGTAAGACCAAGACAAGGTATACTTGACCCTTGGGTTGTTTGAATAAGACCAAGACAAGGTGTGATTTACTTGGCCCCTAGGTTGTTTGAGTGAGACCAAGACAAGGTATACTTGAGCCCTAGGTTGTTTGAATAAGACCAAGACAGGGTATGATTGGTTGTTTGAGTAAGACCAAGACAAGGTATACTTGACCCCTGGGTTGTTTGAATAAGACCAAGACAAGGTATGATTGAGTCACTAGAATATctcatgatatcaaaagaaaaaaagagaTTATAATGTATCCCATGTATAACATTGACTCTACAAACAACAGACAAAATGATGTCTTAACATATGATATGAAAATATGCTCTATGATTCACCTAACTCACCTTTGTTTACATGAATTTATTTTTATATCTAAAGATTGATAGTATTTACAATTACCTTAAAGGTTTGGTATCATGCTATAAGGAGACGTACTGAATTCTTTTCCACGTGAATTGCATGTTGAAATCTTCTGTGAAGAGaaaatttttatataatatttagcCGTTCTAGTCATGGCGTCTGGTATAAGTTTCATGCTTCAAATAGCAGCTTCTCCCTCTTTAACGTCTTGGATGTTACTATCCTTTGCCTTGTCCAACTAATTGAATGATTCGGTGATCTATGACTTATTCCCGTTAAAAGAAAAATAACAAGAAGAAAGTTTAGTTGTAGATTAAATCTAGCACGCGTga is part of the Cryptomeria japonica chromosome 10, Sugi_1.0, whole genome shotgun sequence genome and harbors:
- the LOC131061730 gene encoding laccase-12-like codes for the protein MLKMSKWDSGSFLLLLATFIGLFNNLARANVHHYTFVIERTPITRLCQTHNKITVNGQYPGPTLHVRNGDTLIVKTYNRAQYNATIHWHGVRQIGTAWADGTGYITQCPIQPHGRFTYRFTIVAQEGTLWWHAHVSWLRATVHGALVIYPKRGTPYPFPQPYAEIPLVLGDWWNSDPEVVVRQANISGGAPNISDAFTINGQPGDLYPCSTSGTFNMSVKQGKTYLLRIVNAALNSHLFFKIASHNLTVVAADASYTKPYTTDVMFITPGQTTDVLLTANQPVGRYYIAASVYTTQPVGFFDNTTTTATINYEGSESSAIPILPQLPVYNDTATVNVFSQALRSLASPEHPVDVPQTIDKSIVTTVGLNLLPCPFPPGMNCSGPNNTRIAASMNNVSFVQPDIAILQAYYFGINGVFTTDFPSNPPLVFNYTGDNIPKTIWAPTFGTKVKVFNYNDTIQVVYQGTNIFQADDHPMHLHGYDFFVVGQGFGNYNDQTDPLNFNLVDPPLRNTVGVPLNGWAALRFRADNPGVWFLHCHFDDHLTWGLNTVFVVNNGPNYSSSLEPPPPDLPRC